Proteins from a genomic interval of Pristis pectinata isolate sPriPec2 chromosome 21, sPriPec2.1.pri, whole genome shotgun sequence:
- the LOC127581259 gene encoding Na(+)/citrate cotransporter-like, giving the protein MLSCLRPLRRYRDPLALALPVLLLLPLPLALRNQEAYCGFVVLLMAIYWCTEVIPLAITAILPVILFPVFGIMTSKEVCKRYMKDTNMLFLGGLMVAVAIETWNLHKRIALRALLIAGVRPALLMMGFMGVTAFLSMWISNTATTAMMVPIAQAVLDQLNAVGMRPASGQATNDVELEEKSAGCEVYGAALSSLDPDSNLERNLPAASTSEDDREQVRLRKMLSLSVCYAASIGGTATLTGTGPNLVLKGQLGQLFPENGDLINFASWFGFAFPNMLVMLTFCWIWLHLLFLGVNFGKSWRSSPEYSPKEKAAYRVIQSEYQRLGPMSFAEKLVLSLFILLVLLWFTREPGFVPGWGNLLFNGNGKEFVTDATVVISITFLMFIMPSQRPQLRPWAQDLQGAEEGIAARQLKEQPSARLLEWTLVQQKVPWNVVLLLGGGFALARGCEESGLSRWLGNQLLPLQNIPPWSIAAVLCLLIAICTECTSNVATATLFLPILASMASLIRMNPLYVMIPGTLSTSFAFMLPVATPPNAIVFSYGQLRVSDMVKAGIALNLIGVASVTLAINTWGRAMFSLDTFPAWANTSHSL; this is encoded by the exons GAAGCCTACTGTGGATTCGTCGTGCTTCTGATGGCCATATACTGGTGCACAGAGGTCATCCCACTGGCCATCACTGCCATTCTTCCCGTTATACTCTTCCCAGTGTTCGGAATCATGACGTCTAAAGAA GTGTGCAAGAGGTACATGAAGGACACCAACATGCTCTTCCTCGGTGGGTTAATGGTGGCTGTAGCCATCGAGACCTGGAACCTTCACAAACGCATCGCGCTGAGGGCCCTCCTCATTGCTGGGGTCAGACCAGCTCT GTTGATGATGGGCTTCATGGGTGTGACTGCGTTCCTCTCCATGTGGATCAGTAACACGGCGACCACCGCCATGATGGTGCCCATCGCCCAGGCCGTGTTGGACCAACTCAACGCCGTGGGCATGAGGCCAGCGAGTGGACAGGCCACCAACGATGTGGAACTGGAGGAGAAGAGTGCTGGTTGTGAAGTGTATGGGGCAG cCCTGAGCTCTCTGGATCCCGACTCCAATCTGGAGAGGAACCTTCCCGCAGCCTCCACCTCCGAGGACGACAGGGAGCAGGTGCGGCTTCGGAAGATGCTCTCGCTGTCCGTCTGCTACGCGGCCAGTATTGGGGGCACGGCGACTCTCACGGGGACTGGCCCCAACCTGGTCCTCAAGGGGCAGCTTGGCCA GCTCTTCCCCGAGAACGGAGACCTGATCAACTTTGCGTCGTGGTTCGGCTTTGCCTTCCCGAACATGCTGGTCATGCTGACGTTCTGCTGGATCTGGCTGCACTTGCTGTTCCTGGGCGTGAA TTTCGGGAAGTCATGGAGGAGCAGCCCTGAGTATTCCCCCAAGGAGAAGGCAGCCTACAGGGTGATCCAGAGCGAGTACCAGAGGCTGGGCCCCATGTCCTTTGCCGAGAAGCTGGTCCTCAGCCTCTTCATCCTCCTGGTGCTGCTGTGGTTTACCAGGGAACCCGGCTTTGTGCCCGGCTGGGGCAACCTCCTCTTCAACGGGAACGGCAAGGA GTTTGTCACCGATGCCACGGTGGTGATCTCCATCACGTTCCTCATGTTTATCATGCCGTCGCAGAGACCACAGCTCAGGCCCTGGGCTCAGGACCttcagggtgcagaggagggcaTCGCAG CGAGGCAGCTGAAGGAGCAGCCCAGCGCCCGGCTCCTGGAGTGGACGCTCGTCCAGCAGAAGGTGCCCTGGAACGTGGTTTTGTTGTTGGGAGGAGGTTTCGCCTTGGCCAGGGGCTGTGAG GAGTCGGGACTTTCCAGGTGGTTGGGAAACCAATTGCTTCCCCTGCAGAACATCCCGCCGTGGAGCATCGCCGCCGTCCTCTGCCTGCTGATCGCCATCTGCACCGAGTGCACCAGTAACGTGGCCACAGCCACCCTCTTCCTCCCGATCCTGGCCTCAATG GCCAGCCTGATCAGAATGAACCCCCTGTATGTCATGATCCCAGGCACCCTCAGCACCTCCTTCGCCTTCATGCTGCCTGTGGCCACACCGCCCAACGCCATCGTCTTCTCCTACGGCCAGCTCAGGGTGTCCGACATG GTCAAGGCAGGAATTGCTCTCAATCTGATCGGAGTGGCTTCTGTGACCCTGGCCATCAACACCTGGGGCCGGGCCATGTTCAGCCTCGACACCTTCCCCGCTTGGGCCAACACCTCCCACTCACTGTGA